DNA from Candidatus Izemoplasma sp.:
TGTCAAGATTGATTTAGATACCCACAAGGTCTATATAGATAATAAAGAAATTGTGCTATCTAAAACAGAATTTGATCTGTTATCCTACTTTTTAAAACACGTTGGTAAAATCTGTTCAAGAAACTTATTGCTTGATGAAGTCTGGGGTATCGATGTCTATGTCGAGGATCGTATTGTTGATACCTATATTCGGAAACTCAGAAAAATATTGGGAAATAAGTCATCTTATATAAAGACTGTTTTTGGTGTAGGATACCGCTTTGAGGTGCCTGATGAAATTTCTTGATAGAGTGAAACAACAAACTAAAAATAGTATCCAGTTTTTTCCCAAAGTATTTCGTAAACTCAGTATATCAACACAGCTAACGCTTACCATTATCCTCTTGTTCGCATCATTCTTTTTATTACAATCAATTTTAAATAACCAATTTTTTAAAAACTATTATATCGACAGTGAATTTGATAACATACAGACGGATTTAATAAACTACATAGATGCTTTAAATTCTCCCGATACTGACCCCTATGATATTATGTACAATTTCACCCAAGAAAATAACGCCTACAGTGTTATTGTAGATGGACAATATCGTATTTTAAAATCAACGTTTACAAACTATACAATTACCATTGATAATGTACAAGATGAAGCATTATATACCTTATTAGTCCCTGAAAACAATTATGATTACAGTATCGGTGATACCATTGATGCTACTATCTATGAATATAATGAGTCTTTATATTCAGCAGCTTTAATTGAAACTAATGACATGACAATTTATGAATCAAATATTGCGTGTTCAAACGAAACATGTATTACAATTTCGGGCACAATAACAAGCATTCAGAAGCCAAATAACTTAAATTATTTGTTTCAAGAAAACTTATTGGTTGAAACGGAGATAAATAAACTTAGAAACGATGCGATTAATCTCAATAATCATGCGTATGAATACAAAGAAGGGGAAGTCGCTTATTGGTACCGTTCTAATGATGGCCCTGAAGATGCATTAGTCTTTGTTCATGAGTTAGATTGGGTACGTGTTGTCACAATTATACCAATTGCTGATACCAATGATATTATCTCAATTGTTTCATCTTACAATTACTATGTCTACGCAACAGCTATTGCGATTATATTTTTATGGAGTTTTCGTTTATCGAGTATCATATCGAAACCAACTAAAAAAATCGAAGCTGTTACACGAGAAATTGCCCAATTAAACTTTAACGTAGAAGCAAACGAATATAATAACCGCGAACATGCTTCTTTATCTCGAAGTATTAACTTAATCACACGGAACTTAAAAGAGACTCTTGCGGCTATTAATGCTAAAAATAAAGAACTCACTGAACTTTATGAAGAGCAATCTAAACAAGTATTGCTAAAAAAACGCTTAGTATCATCAATCTCTCATGAGTTAAAGACACCCTTAATGATTATGCAAGTCATAATTCAAGGAATCTTAGATGATATTATCGCAAAAAAAGATATAGACGGCGAGCTTGAAAATGTCTTAGATGAGATAAGTAAGTCCTCTTTAATGATTCAAGATATGCTGCAGATCTATCGTTTGGATAACGCTGAAACCGTCCTTGAGAAGACGCACTTTGATATTTCTAAAGTAACACTAGACTTTTTAAAAGAATTTGAACACACTATAAAAAAAGACCAATTCGACTTGGATATCAATATTCAAGATCAGGTAATAGTCTTTGCGGATGAGAAACTTATTAAACGTGTTATTTCAAACTTCTTAACGAACGCGATTAAGTACACACCCCCTACTGAAAGAATTTACATTGAAATTAGTGAACATGAAAACTATGTCTATTATGAGCTAACTAATTATGGCATCAACATTAATGAAAAAGAATTAGACAATATATGGATACCATTTTACCGTATTAAACAAACCCAAAATATGCAAAAGCATACAAAAGGCAGTGGTGTTGGGCTATACTTAGTGAGTGAAATATTGACGGCTCATGAAGCAGATTATGGTATTAGAAATGTAAATAACGGCGTGAAAGCTTGGTTCAAACTTTATACTAAAATAGACGGTAATCTTTAAAGATTTCCGTCTATTTTATATAATATTATAGCGTTTAAAGGCGTGATAAATACCACCATTACCGGCGCTATCTGTAATAAAATCAGCAACTTCTTTTAAAGCATTTGGCGCATCCTTCATCGCGATACCTAAGTTAACAGTTTCTAACATAGTGATGTCATTATACCCATCCCCAATTGCAATAGTATCTTCTATAGACACCCCTAAATGTTCAATGACTTTTTTTACACCAATTTCTTTTAATCCAGATCTCATATTAACGTCAAGACCATACTCACATGAATAATGAAAGCCCAGTTCAGGAATTAATGTTTCAAACCTTTTATAGTCATCTTTATCATAATACATAATGACCTGATATACAGCATGTGATTTATAAAAACCTGGTATATAAACAGGATCATCAAGATGAAACCTTCTACTGAACTTTTTGCTCAGATTATTGTAGCGTGACTCTAAAGCAAAAATCTCATGGCCTTCATAAGCTATATCAATCTCTTCTTGTTTTGCTAACTGGACTAATTTATCTAAGATTTCTTTTGGGATAGGATCACTGAAAATCATATTTTCGTGATAGACAACAATTCGCCCATTATTTGCAATATAGGAGTGAATTCCTAACTCCTTTTCAACATCATAAAATAGCGCTTTAGGTCTACCTGTAGCGATGATAACTTCATGTCCATTTTCTTGAGCTAATTGTATAGAGTCACGTGTTAATTGAGGAATACTATTAGTGTCGTGATCTATAATGGTACCATCTAAGTCTAAAAATATATATTTTTTTCTCATTATTTCCACCCTTTTTGTATTATGTTAGAAGATATTTTATGAGTAGTAAGTGGTTTTCCAAAAAAGACTCTTTAATATGGTATTTTACTAGATTCTTCTCACGTACTCCTTCAACAATTTCTGCATCCCGTAGTTTTTTCAAATGTTTAGAAACATTAGCCTGTTTTAAGTGAAGCAAATCAAGAAACTCAGAGACATATAATTCTTCGTAATCCATCAATTTCATAAACATCTGAAATCTGGTCTCGTCACTCAACAACTTTATTACCTCAAATTGGTTCATTTTTATCACACCTAAATATATTCTTATACAGTAATATTACTATATAGCAATATTTATGTCAAGCTTAAAAAAAACATCTCCCATTAAGCACCCCCACCCACATAGACAGAAAACTTAAGGCTGCTTCGTTCCCGACCTGACCTAATTCGTCACCACCTATTGAATGGAGATGATTAATGAGAGATATCATTATCATCTTTTACGTAACTCTTTAAAAAACGTTTTTAATATGTTTGTACATTTATGTTCTAATACTCCAGAGACAACTTCAACCTGATGGTTAAAGGGATATTCAAAGAGATTCATAACACTTTCATGCACACCTGATTTATAGTCCTTAGCGCCGTAAACTACGCGCTTTATCCGCGATTGTATTATTGCTCCTGCACACATTGGACACGGTTCAATTGTAACATACAAATCGCACGTGTCAAGTCTCCAACTCTGCAATATCTGATTTGCCTTTTCTATTGCTAGAATTTCAGCGTGACCAATGGCTCTGTTATCTCGTTCCCTTAGATTATGAGCTCTAGCAATAATTTGATCACCACAGACAATAACAGCTCCTATAGGTACTTCATCTAGAGCTTTGGCTTTTTCAGCTTCTTCAATAGCTATTTGCATGTACTGCTCATCTTTTGTCATGATTTTATTTCATTCTTATAAGGTCTTGGTTTACGGTAAACCTTATGACATTTTCGACATCTTGCTTCGTAACTTTCTTCAGCTCCTATAAGAACAATAGGATCTTTATATTTTGCTGGCTTTCCATTTACTAAACGTTGAGTTCTTGTTGCAGGACGGCCACAACTTACACAAATTGCTGTTAACTTTGTTACATATTCTGCAATAGCCAATAATTTTGGCATAAATGAAAATGGTTCACCACGAAAATCTTTATCTAATCCACTCACAATAACGCGGATTTTTTTGCTTGCTAAAAAATCAACAATCTTAACCACTTCTTCATCTAAAAACTGGATTTCATCAATCGCAACAACATCAGTATCTTTATCTATGTGCTCAAATATCTGTCTTGCATAGGAAATATTAACTGATTTTGTACGACTATTATTATGCGAAACTACCTCATTATCGGCATAACGGTCATCTATTGACGGCTTAAATACAACAATATTCTTCTTAGCATATTCTAAGCGTCTGACACGCCTGAGGAGTTCTTCTGTTTTTCCTGCGAACATGGGTCCACAGACAACTTCAATCCACCCTGGTTTTTGATTTAAATACATCACAACACCACCTAGTTTTTATATATACAACAATAACATAATTTTTTAAAAAAATATAGCCTGATATAAGAATTATTCAGTTAATTCGTATAGCAAATTATTTTTTTATTAATTATCTATAAAAGATAATACTATTATGCATCTATTATTGATCGCTTAGATAAAGGTAAAACCCTATTTATAGCAGTTTTGAATATATAGAACTATTATAATATACAGGCTTTATAAAAGCCTATATATATGTTATAATTGTTTGGAAAATAAACATATATAATGATATTAATAGAGGAGAAGATTATGGGTAGAACTATTGAAATATCAAAAGAAAATGAGAGCGCGTTATTGAGCGCTATCGACCAACACATGAAAAACCCTGGTCCATTAATGCCAATACTGCACGATGCTCAACAAATATTCGGGTGTATCCCATTAGAAGTTCAAAAACTTATTTCACGAGAAACAGGTGTCACCATTGCTGAGATTAATGGTGTAGTTACATTCTATTCTAGTTTCTCACAAACACCAAAAGGAAAAGAAACTATCGGTGTTTGTTTAGGTACACCATGTTATGTGCGTGGTGCACAAATCATACTTGATACAGTGAAAAAAGAACTTGGTATTGATGTGGGAGAAACCACAGAGGATGGAGAATTCTCATTAGATGCTATTCGTTGCATTGGTACATGTGGTATGGCACCAGTTATGTCAATTGGTGAAGAAGTTATAGGCGAAATGTCAGTCGAAAAAGTGAAAAAAGTCTTAAAAGGTAGGCGAAAATAGATGGAATTGAATGCTGTATTAGACTTAATTGATGCAAAACAGTTCAACTTAGAGTGCCCACGATGCGTCAAAGAAATTAATTATGCGTTTGTTTGTGATTTAATGAGTGATGCATTGATGCTTTTAAAGCAAATGCCTAGTCACATAGGAGCGCACGGTGCCCTGGTTACAGGACTTGTTACCAATCAAGCATTACGTACAGCAGAAATACTTGATTTAGAAACAATCATCTTTGTACGTGGTAAAACACCAACGAAACAAGTTATTGAACTTGCAGATGAACTGGGAATCACTTTAATCGGTACTGATTTAACTATGTACCGGACAAGTGGCTTATTATTCATGAACGGTGTGAAAAGTTATGAATCCGTGCTTGAAGAAAACCACTAAAAACGCCCGTATTCATAAAGAGTTTGTCATTGAGCGAAATGATATCGCTAATGCTGGTACTGTCGCAAGTACGACCAAACGTATACTAAAACTCGAAGGATTTCCGAGTCACTTTATCAAACGTGTTACAATTGGAGTTTATGAAGCTGAGATTAATGTTGTAATTCATTCTTATGGTGGAACAGTAATATTCGATCTCAATGATGATCATGTTACGCTTACATTCGAAGATAAAGGCCCTGGTATTGAGGATATCGAACTTGCAAAAGCGGCAGGATTCTCAACAGCTAGTTCCTACGCAATTGAGAATGGCTTTGGTGCTGGAATGGGCTTGCCTAATATTGAAGCAGTCTCAGATGAGATGCACTTGACCTCATCGAAAGAAGGTACAAAACTGTGTATGCGATTCGATATAGGAGATGATCACGTTGACAGTGAATGACCTTAACAATCATAAGGCGTTAACCCTAGTTAATGAAGATAGTAATGATACGCAAACAATTAATAAACTCTTTGCATCTGATTTGCTGAGTCATGTAATTGGCTATGCTGAAGAGCATGACGTCTTAATCACTGTATTAAATAACATCAATGTTTTGGGTGTTGCGAGTTTACTTGATCTAAGCGCTGTAATTTTTACACACAACGCTAAGATTAAACCTGATATCATTACTCGCGCAAATGATTTGAATTTGTCACTCTTTATTACCCCTTTATCTACCGCAGATATTATTAAACAACTTGCGAGTTTGGAGTAATTAAAATGAAATGTTATTATGACTTGCATATTCATTCCGTACTATCACCTGATGGTGATGAATTTATGACACCAAATAACATTTTAAACATGGCAATGTTAAAAAATCTCGATTTTATCGCGATTACAGATCATAATTGCTTACTACAACTCCAAACTGTCAAAAACATTGAAACATCGTATGATTTTATTTTTGTACCGGGTGTAGAAGTTACTGTGAAAGAAGGCTTTGACGTCCTATGTTACTTTCGTACATTCAATGATGCAGAGATATTTAATCAGTTTATTCAAGGGTATTTAACCGATACATTTACACACTTTACACCTGATGACCAAATTATTACAGATATTTACGACAACCCTATCGGAACAGTCAAAAAAGGCTTATTAACATCAACGTTGCCCTACAAGGTACTCTATCGACAAGTGAAATCACTTGATGGTATTGCACTCTTTGCGCACATCAATCGTCCGAGTAAGTCTGTCCTAAATAATTATTCACTTGACGACTATCTTTTTGACGGTATTGAAATTGAACCACAACACAAAACAGCATTTTTAAAAAAATATCCCCAATATAAACAGTATATAACTCTCTCTAATTCTGATTCACATACTTTAATGTCGATTTCTGAACGTATTGAGTATTTAGAACTAGCAGAGAAATCAATAGATGCCTTCTTTGATTACTTTAAAGGGGGCACAAAAAATGAATGAACTTTCCTTGCATATTTTAGATATTTGTGAAAACTCAATCAGTGCGAACGCATCACTCATTGAGATTACTATAGAAGAAAGTACAACGCAAAATACCTACACCATCACTATTACTGATGATGGTCACGGGATGAATAAGAAAACACTCTCGCAAGTGTCTGACCCTTTTTTTACAACACGAACGACTCGTAAAGTGGGCCTCGGTATCTCACTATTCAAACTCGCTTGCGAATTAACAGGGGGCACATTTCAAATCGATTCCATTGAAAAAGAAGGGACACTCATTAAAGCTGAGTTTGTACGAGATCATATCAATCGCGCACCAGTTGGCGACATTGAAGAAACACTTACCGTCTTATTAATGAATGATGCTGGTATCGATATCAGATATGTGCATATGATTGATCATCAAACCTATTACTTTGACTCTCGTGAAGTCAAACAAATACTCAATGATGTACCAATCACTGATTATAATGTCATTTTATGGATTAAAAACAATATAAAAGAAGGACTACTTTCAATCCAAAAGGAGGAAACAAAATGAAATCATTAGATGATTTAAAAAAGATTCGTGAGAAAGCGCAAAGAAAAGTTACAATGCGGGACAAGCAAGATGGTACACGTATCTTAGTAGGGATGGCAACATGCGGTATTAGCGCAGGTGCACGCCCTGTCATGAATAAATTTGTTGAGGAAATTGCTGAACGTGATATCGAAAATATCACCGTTACACCAGTCGGTTGTATTGGTGAATGCGCAATTGAACCAATTGTAGAGGTGCTTGAAGGCGACAAACGTACAACATATTGTAAAGTTGATGAAGACGTTGCCCAAAGAATTATAGACGAACATATACTCGGTGGTAAGATCGTTAAGGATAACATCATCGGTAAATTTAGAGTATAAGGTGATTACGAATGTTAGAAAGAGCTCATGTTTTAATCTGTAGCGGATCAAACTGTATTTCTCGAGGTGCGCACACCTTTCGTGCTGAATTTGAAAAACACTTAGAGACTCACGGAATCCGCGATGAAATTAAAATTGTCAACACAGGGTGTGTTGGACTGTGTGAACAAGGTCCATTTGTTATTGTATACCCTGAAGGAGTCTTTTATGCCCAAGTTAAAGAAAAGGACATTAAAAAGATTGTTGATGAACATTTATACAAGGGACGCCTCGTTGAAGATTTAATCTTTGAAGAGACATTAACCGATAAAAAAGAAATAAAAGCTTTTGATGAAATTCGCTTTTATTCTAAACAAACACGTGTTGCCCTAAGAAACTGTGGTTTAATCAATCCCGACGATATTGAAGAGTATATCGCACGTAATGGATATCGCAGTTTAGGAAAAGTATTACTTGAAATGTCCCCAAAAGAGGTTATTCAAGAAATGCTACATTCTGGATTGCGTGGTCGTGGGGGTGGCGGTTTCCCAACTGGACGTAAATGGCAATTTGCATATGAAAACGATGCGGATCAAAAATATATTATATGTAACGCAGATGAAGGCGATCCAGGTGCCTTCATGGATCGGGCATTACTCGAAGGAGATCCTCATAGTATTTTAGAAGGGTTAATGATTGGTGGGTATGCGATTGGTGCAAACAAAGGATTTATCTATGTACGTATTGAGTACCCAACAGCCATTAAGAAATTACGTAATGCCATCAAACAAGCAAAAGATCTAGGATTACTAGGTGAAAATATATTTGGCACTGACTTTAGTTTTGATATCGAACTCCGCTTAGGAGCTGGTGCATTTGTATGTGGTGAAGAAACAGCATTAATTGCATCAATTGAAGGTGGACGAGGAATGTCTCGTAACAAACCACCATATCCTGCCGCAAAAGGACTATGGGGTAAACCAACCATCATTAACAATGTTGAAACATTAGCTAATATCCCTCAAGTCATCTTTAAAGGGGCAGATTGGTTCAGTAAAATTGGAACTGAGCATTCAAAAGGAACCAAAGTGTTTAGTTTAGGTGGAAATATTAAAAATGCTGGTTTAGTAGAAGTCCCTATGGGAACGACACTCCGTGAAGTTATTTATGAAATAGGTGGCGGAATTCCAAAGAATAAAGCTTTAAAGGCTATTCAAACAGGTGGACCATCTGGCGGGGCTATTCCGGAAAGTATGATTGACCTATCAATCGAATATGAAACGCTTATCGAAGCTGGTTCAATGATGGGTTCAGGTGGAATGGTTGTTATCGATGAAGATGCTTGTCTTGTTGATATCTGTCGATTCTATTTAGAGTTTACGGTTGATGAATCATGTGGTAAATGTACCCCCTGTCGTGAAGGAACGAAAAAAATGCTTGAGTTACTTAATGTTATTTCATCAGGTCATGGTACCTTAGAAGATTTAGATAAACTTGAATCTTTAGCACAAATGGTTAAAGGATCCTCGCTTTGTGGATTAGGACAATCGGCACCAAACCCTGTATTATCAATGTTAAATGGCTTTAGAGATGAATTTGAAGCACATGTTGTTGATAAAAAATGTCCAGGTGGTGTATGTAAACCACTCATTAACTTATTTATTACTGATGACTGTATTGGATGTACAAAATGTGCTCGTAACTGTCCAGTCGATTGTATCTCTGGTAGTGTTAAAGAATTACATGTTATCGATACAGAAGAATGCATCAAATGTGGTGTTTGTAAAAACGTCTGTCCTGTTGATGCAATCATTAGTGTATAGGAGGCTTACAAAATGAAAAATGTTACGCTTACAATAAATGGTAAAGAAGTCACTGTACCTGAAAATTATACAGCTATGCAAGCGGCAGAATCAATTGGAATAAACGTACCGAGACTCTGCTTCTTAAAAGATATTAATGAAACAAGTGCTTGTCGTATGTGTGTTGTCGAAGTTGAGGGCGCAAGAGGAGGCCTATCAAACTCTTGTGCATTAGCCATTTACGACGGGATGAAAATCACAACGAAAAATAAGAAAATCACTGATTCAGTTCGCCAAAACCTTGAATTATTAGCTAGTAACCATATCTTTGAATGTTGGGCATGTGAACGTGAACAATCGTGTGAATTTCTCGATTTAATGCGGCGTTACCAAGTTGAAAATCCTTATGGCGAAAGCACAGATTTCTTTAAAAAACCACGCCGTATCAATGATTCATCTAACACCATTGTATTAGATAGTGGAAAATGTATCTTATGCGGACGTTGTATTAATGCTTGTCACGAAAAGACAGGACTTGATATCTTAGACTTTAATGATCGTGGAAATGGAACCTATGTTGGCCCAGCAAACTTCCATGCGATGGAAGATAGCGGATGTATCAATTGTGGTGCATGTATTACAGCATGTCCAGTCGCTGCGATTAAAGAACAATCTGAAATTGATGTTGTAATGGATGATTTAGAAGATCCTAATAAAACCGTGATCGTTACCATTCATCCAGCCGTTACAGTAGCACTAGGTGAAGAGTTCGGTGCTCCAATTGGTATGAATGTTGAAAAGAAAATGTATACCTCATTAAAACATGTTGGTGTCAATGACATTGTGGATCCAGATTTAGCGAATAAATTAACAAAAATCGAGCAAGCCAAAGAACTCATAAATCGTTTTGAACAAGATGGACCATTACCAATGTTGACTAGTTGCTCTCATAGTTTCGTAAACTATGTCGAACAATATAAAACAGATTATGTACCGCATCTTACAAGTACAAAAACACCTCAACAGATGGCTGGGGCAATCTCTAAACATTACTATGCAGAAAAGATTGGCTACGAAAAAGAGAATATCTCGTTCGTCTCAATTGTTCCATCAATTGCTAAAAAGGATGAAGCAAAACGTGATAACATGCAATTTGGCGGAATCAGAGATGTTGATCATGTCTTAACAACACGTGAGTATGGCCGTTTATTAAAACGAAAAGGAATCAACTTATTTGATATAGAGGATAGTGAAGCCTTTGGTCGCTTAAGCGAGTTTGATGATACACCTTACTTTTTCACAGACGCAAAATCATCACTTCAAGGTACTTTAGATGCCGTAAATAGTTTACTAGAAAAAGATAAAGTTACGTTAGACTTTACGAAAGTTAGAAACATTGATAATGCCTATGAAGCAACATTTACTTTGAATAATCAAGAAATACAAGTTGCTGCTGTTACCGGTATCTTGAATATTCAAGAGTTCCTAGAAAGAATTCATACTAGTCGTAAAAAATATCACTTAATTGAGTTTGCGACACATGAATTTGGATGTGTTGATGAAGGTGGACAACCAATTCAACCCGCTAGAATTCAAGATTATGTAGATATTCAAGCAAAACGAAAAGCTGCCCTAAAAGAACAAGATATAGCTGATCGTACAATCTTTAATGATTATATTAAGAATCTATATGATGAATATCTTGAAGAACCCGGTAGTAAAAAAGCAGGTAAGTTACTTCATACTGCCTTCCATAAACAGACTTTCTATAATCAATAAAACAAAGAAAAAGTCCACACATTTGTGGACTTTTTTATATCTATATTATCTTTAAACCTATAATATACTCCCATTCATCAATGTCTAATGGACACGTATATACAAATGAAATCAACTTGTCATCACCAATTAATGATACATATAGGTAAGATAGCGCAATACCAATATCTATCGCTTGTATATCAATTGCTAATGAATTACCATAGCTTTTTGTGCGATCTAAGAAAAGATAGAAAGTATCATTATCTAACACAATACGCCATGGTTGTTTATTAGACGCACTTGGAGCTAGTCGTACTGCCTTAAGATACTGAAGGTAAGGATGGGCCTGAGGTACAGCCTCTAGTGATTCTCCTAAGAAAAAGAGTTCACTCAATGGTTTACGGTTGTCTGCATTACTAACTTTACGGATAATCTTTTCTCTTAATGACTTAGAGGCACTATATCCAACAGGTGAAATGGCTGGGATAATCTTCTGTTCTTCAACAGGTATGTGAAATTGATTACGATGGAACGTACCACCTAACCATACGGTACCTAAATTAGATAGTGTCAACGCTAAAATAACTTGTTCAAAAAGAAATCCATAGTCTACCATACCTTTTAGCGTGTTTTCTACAACCCCACCAATAAATGCCGGAGGATGTTTAATAAATCCATAGGTCCCAATCTTTCCCTGTTGATGAGTCTTATTTTCTTGAAAGAAAAAGTCTACATCCTGCTTGAATGGACGTTCCTCGGACTTTACATGGTCCAAAATTGTCTTCGTTAGTTTTATATCCTCTTTAGACAGTGCACGTTTTTGGAATGTTCTTGTTGACTTCCTTTGGGCAATAATACCTAGCATATATTTCTCCAATCTCTAAATCTAGATAAACGACTACAGTTGTTTAATATATTTATTATGGGTAATAACATATCCCGATACAAGAATTGCTGCCATTGCAACATAGAATAAAATCATTAATCCGAACCACTGAATAACAAATCCACCTAAAGCAAGCGCAATTGGTGTTAATCCATTTGAAATAATAGTTATAACACTAAATGTTCGTCCCATCATACTTTTATCTACAGTTATCATAATTGCAGTATTAAATGGCACATTGATAAATCCATTAACGATTCCCATAATTAACATGGTTAATGAGGTTACTATTATAAATACATTAAATGGAATTAGTCCGTTTACGATTAAGAATACATTAACTGTAAAGATAGCAAACAATACTGCCATTCCTCGAAATCCGAAAAATAACTGCCGGCTGATTTTTTCCGCCTGCGGTTTAGTCCCAAGATATATACTTGTAATCATGATACCAACTGGGAATACACCACTAATTACCGATAAATAAATCGCTGGTTTTTGAAGTACAATTTCAAATAAATATGGAGATCCGTTTGATATCACTGGTATTGTGAAAAAGTTAACTAAACTTGCAAATGAGACCATATAGAAAATAGGTTTTAATTGGTATAAATAGTTTAATCCTTCTTTTACTTTAACAAGTGTTTCTTTAACTGATAATTTAATCCGTTCTGTAATGGTCTTCGTTTTAATAAAGAACTCACTAAAACTTGATAACAGAAAACTTATAGCATTAACAAGCATTAAATATTCAATTTGTAAAAGATCATACATTAGCCCCCCAAAAACAACACCCAATATGCCATAAAGTGCAAACATTCCCATACGTAAAGAACTATTTTGTTGCATTTGATCATCTTCTAATATGTGTGCGGGTAGAGATGATGCGGCAGGATTAAACATGGCACTATTAAACCCTAGGACTACACTTGTTGAGAAAAGTGTTATTAACGTCACTGTTAATGAGATATCTAAATAGATAAAATAAGTGGCAATTAAGACTGTTATTCCCCCAATAAAATCAGTGACATACACCACTTTTGTTTTATCCATTTGATCCACGAGGGCACCTGAAAAAATAGATACCGCAAAGAATACAACGCCTCCCGTAGCAAGATATAATCCTTGAATTCCTGGGCTTTTTGTAATACTGAGGATATAAAGACTTATTGCAAAGTTATACATATGCGTCCCTAGATTCGATATTAAACCTCCAATAAATAACAATAAATAATCTCTGTTTTTTAAAACAAATTCTCCCATAATAGTACTTCCTCCAATCGGT
Protein-coding regions in this window:
- a CDS encoding PHP domain-containing protein, with product MKCYYDLHIHSVLSPDGDEFMTPNNILNMAMLKNLDFIAITDHNCLLQLQTVKNIETSYDFIFVPGVEVTVKEGFDVLCYFRTFNDAEIFNQFIQGYLTDTFTHFTPDDQIITDIYDNPIGTVKKGLLTSTLPYKVLYRQVKSLDGIALFAHINRPSKSVLNNYSLDDYLFDGIEIEPQHKTAFLKKYPQYKQYITLSNSDSHTLMSISERIEYLELAEKSIDAFFDYFKGGTKNE
- a CDS encoding NADH-quinone oxidoreductase subunit NuoF; its protein translation is MLERAHVLICSGSNCISRGAHTFRAEFEKHLETHGIRDEIKIVNTGCVGLCEQGPFVIVYPEGVFYAQVKEKDIKKIVDEHLYKGRLVEDLIFEETLTDKKEIKAFDEIRFYSKQTRVALRNCGLINPDDIEEYIARNGYRSLGKVLLEMSPKEVIQEMLHSGLRGRGGGGFPTGRKWQFAYENDADQKYIICNADEGDPGAFMDRALLEGDPHSILEGLMIGGYAIGANKGFIYVRIEYPTAIKKLRNAIKQAKDLGLLGENIFGTDFSFDIELRLGAGAFVCGEETALIASIEGGRGMSRNKPPYPAAKGLWGKPTIINNVETLANIPQVIFKGADWFSKIGTEHSKGTKVFSLGGNIKNAGLVEVPMGTTLREVIYEIGGGIPKNKALKAIQTGGPSGGAIPESMIDLSIEYETLIEAGSMMGSGGMVVIDEDACLVDICRFYLEFTVDESCGKCTPCREGTKKMLELLNVISSGHGTLEDLDKLESLAQMVKGSSLCGLGQSAPNPVLSMLNGFRDEFEAHVVDKKCPGGVCKPLINLFITDDCIGCTKCARNCPVDCISGSVKELHVIDTEECIKCGVCKNVCPVDAIISV
- a CDS encoding (2Fe-2S) ferredoxin domain-containing protein, whose product is MKSLDDLKKIREKAQRKVTMRDKQDGTRILVGMATCGISAGARPVMNKFVEEIAERDIENITVTPVGCIGECAIEPIVEVLEGDKRTTYCKVDEDVAQRIIDEHILGGKIVKDNIIGKFRV
- a CDS encoding [Fe-Fe] hydrogenase large subunit C-terminal domain-containing protein, with protein sequence MKNVTLTINGKEVTVPENYTAMQAAESIGINVPRLCFLKDINETSACRMCVVEVEGARGGLSNSCALAIYDGMKITTKNKKITDSVRQNLELLASNHIFECWACEREQSCEFLDLMRRYQVENPYGESTDFFKKPRRINDSSNTIVLDSGKCILCGRCINACHEKTGLDILDFNDRGNGTYVGPANFHAMEDSGCINCGACITACPVAAIKEQSEIDVVMDDLEDPNKTVIVTIHPAVTVALGEEFGAPIGMNVEKKMYTSLKHVGVNDIVDPDLANKLTKIEQAKELINRFEQDGPLPMLTSCSHSFVNYVEQYKTDYVPHLTSTKTPQQMAGAISKHYYAEKIGYEKENISFVSIVPSIAKKDEAKRDNMQFGGIRDVDHVLTTREYGRLLKRKGINLFDIEDSEAFGRLSEFDDTPYFFTDAKSSLQGTLDAVNSLLEKDKVTLDFTKVRNIDNAYEATFTLNNQEIQVAAVTGILNIQEFLERIHTSRKKYHLIEFATHEFGCVDEGGQPIQPARIQDYVDIQAKRKAALKEQDIADRTIFNDYIKNLYDEYLEEPGSKKAGKLLHTAFHKQTFYNQ
- a CDS encoding ATP-binding protein codes for the protein MNELSLHILDICENSISANASLIEITIEESTTQNTYTITITDDGHGMNKKTLSQVSDPFFTTRTTRKVGLGISLFKLACELTGGTFQIDSIEKEGTLIKAEFVRDHINRAPVGDIEETLTVLLMNDAGIDIRYVHMIDHQTYYFDSREVKQILNDVPITDYNVILWIKNNIKEGLLSIQKEETK
- a CDS encoding nitroreductase family protein, which produces MLGIIAQRKSTRTFQKRALSKEDIKLTKTILDHVKSEERPFKQDVDFFFQENKTHQQGKIGTYGFIKHPPAFIGGVVENTLKGMVDYGFLFEQVILALTLSNLGTVWLGGTFHRNQFHIPVEEQKIIPAISPVGYSASKSLREKIIRKVSNADNRKPLSELFFLGESLEAVPQAHPYLQYLKAVRLAPSASNKQPWRIVLDNDTFYLFLDRTKSYGNSLAIDIQAIDIGIALSYLYVSLIGDDKLISFVYTCPLDIDEWEYIIGLKII